The following are from one region of the Geoalkalibacter subterraneus genome:
- a CDS encoding methyl-accepting chemotaxis protein, whose protein sequence is MVALSSVYYANGAAAVLEEIAASMNEMASQISMSADNAQSANDPAGGMKQAATEGSERMRRMIAAMDEVKEAGQSISKIIKVIDEIAFQTNLLALNAAVEAARAGQHGKGFAVVAEEARNLAARSAKAATETSQLIEGSVSKSANAGEIAAETGTSLEQMVAEVTKVSDLVGEIAAAAREQAEGIGQVNEGLGQIDQVTQQNTANAEESAAAAEELSSQAESLRQMLARFTLRRQQQAARVQSGQPASRHQSDNHQIALGWGENS, encoded by the coding sequence ATGGTTGCGCTCAGCAGCGTTTACTATGCCAACGGGGCAGCAGCCGTTTTGGAAGAGATCGCCGCCTCCATGAACGAGATGGCCTCGCAGATCAGCATGAGTGCCGACAACGCCCAGAGCGCCAACGATCCAGCCGGCGGCATGAAACAGGCCGCAACGGAAGGAAGCGAGCGCATGCGGCGCATGATAGCCGCCATGGACGAAGTCAAAGAAGCAGGTCAGAGCATCTCGAAGATCATCAAAGTCATCGACGAGATCGCATTTCAAACCAACCTGCTGGCTCTCAACGCCGCAGTCGAAGCTGCGCGTGCCGGTCAGCACGGCAAAGGCTTCGCGGTGGTGGCGGAAGAGGCCCGCAACCTTGCGGCACGCAGCGCCAAGGCGGCGACTGAAACGTCTCAGCTGATCGAAGGATCGGTTTCCAAGTCTGCCAACGCCGGCGAAATCGCAGCGGAGACGGGAACCAGTCTTGAGCAGATGGTCGCAGAAGTGACCAAGGTTTCCGACCTGGTAGGCGAGATCGCGGCGGCTGCCCGCGAACAGGCCGAAGGGATCGGGCAGGTCAACGAGGGGTTGGGACAGATCGACCAGGTCACCCAGCAGAACACCGCCAATGCAGAGGAAAGTGCTGCGGCCGCAGAGGAGCTCTCAAGCCAGGCCGAAAGCCTGCGGCAGATGCTGGCACGCTTTACCCTGCGGCGGCAGCAGCAGGCGGCACGGGTTCAATCGGGGCAACCGGCTTCCCGACACCAGTCCGACAATCATCAGATCGCACTCGGCTGGGGGGAGAACAGCTGA
- the asd gene encoding aspartate-semialdehyde dehydrogenase, whose protein sequence is MKVGLIGWRGMVGSVLLDRMREENDLEGVEPVFFSTSQAGRKAPMDAGVLEDASDIEKLKKLDVIITCQGGDYTKEIHPALRQAGWQGYWIDAASALRMEDDAVIILDPVNRNVIDEALERGVKDFIGGNCTVSLMLMGLGGLFRAGLVEWATSMTYQAASGAGAPNMRELLAQMGVLHGAASDLLADPASAVLEIDRRVTEALRSGNMPVNEFGYPLAGSLLPWIDREVEDGQSREEWKGCAETNKILRNSNPIPIDGICVRVGAMRCHSQALTIKLNKDVPIADIENLLANDNEWVELVPNTKADTLSRLTPAYATGTLRVPVGRVRKMKMGGQYLSAFTCGDQLLWGAAEPLRRMLRILQQRS, encoded by the coding sequence ATGAAAGTCGGACTGATTGGATGGCGCGGCATGGTCGGCTCGGTCCTGCTCGACCGCATGCGTGAAGAAAACGACCTTGAAGGCGTGGAGCCCGTCTTTTTTTCAACCTCGCAAGCCGGTCGCAAAGCACCGATGGACGCCGGCGTGCTTGAGGACGCCTCGGATATCGAAAAGCTGAAAAAACTCGACGTCATCATTACCTGCCAGGGGGGTGACTACACCAAGGAAATTCACCCCGCCCTGCGTCAGGCAGGCTGGCAGGGGTACTGGATCGACGCCGCCTCCGCCCTGCGCATGGAGGACGATGCCGTCATCATCCTTGATCCCGTCAACCGCAATGTAATCGATGAAGCCCTTGAGCGCGGCGTCAAGGATTTCATCGGCGGCAACTGCACCGTCAGCCTGATGCTGATGGGGCTGGGCGGGCTTTTCCGCGCCGGCCTTGTGGAATGGGCGACCTCGATGACCTACCAGGCCGCTTCCGGCGCAGGCGCACCGAACATGAGAGAGCTGCTGGCACAGATGGGCGTGCTTCACGGCGCTGCAAGCGATTTGCTGGCGGACCCCGCCTCCGCGGTTCTTGAAATCGACCGCCGCGTCACCGAAGCTCTGCGCAGCGGCAATATGCCGGTCAACGAGTTCGGCTATCCCCTGGCTGGCAGCCTGCTGCCCTGGATCGACCGCGAAGTCGAAGACGGGCAGAGCCGCGAAGAATGGAAAGGCTGCGCCGAGACCAACAAAATTCTCCGCAACAGCAACCCGATCCCCATCGACGGCATCTGCGTCCGGGTCGGCGCCATGCGCTGCCACAGCCAGGCACTGACCATCAAGCTCAATAAGGATGTCCCCATTGCCGACATTGAGAACCTGCTGGCCAATGACAACGAATGGGTCGAGCTGGTTCCCAACACCAAGGCCGACACCCTGTCGCGCCTGACCCCCGCATACGCGACCGGCACCCTCAGGGTTCCGGTCGGCCGGGTGCGCAAAATGAAGATGGGCGGACAATATCTCAGCGCCTTTACCTGCGGCGACCAATTGCTGTGGGGAGCCGCAGAACCGCTGCGCCGCATGCTGCGGATACTCCAGCAGCGAAGCTGA
- a CDS encoding Hsp20/alpha crystallin family protein, producing the protein MATVKGDPMEELKMMQEQMDRLLERTRDQAIDSPADESGWKPPVDIFEEPERLVVLMDVPGLAEDALEIELDGSCLRVRGERVPAQGGAERTFHRVERSCGTFQRVFALPAMVDRDRIEAACERGVLFITLPKLVEEM; encoded by the coding sequence ATGGCGACGGTCAAGGGTGACCCCATGGAGGAACTCAAGATGATGCAGGAACAGATGGATCGGCTGCTTGAGCGTACTCGCGATCAGGCGATTGATTCACCTGCGGATGAAAGCGGCTGGAAACCGCCGGTCGATATTTTTGAAGAACCCGAACGGCTGGTCGTCCTGATGGACGTTCCCGGTCTGGCGGAGGATGCGCTTGAGATTGAACTCGACGGATCGTGTCTGCGGGTAAGGGGAGAACGCGTGCCGGCACAGGGGGGGGCAGAGCGGACGTTTCATCGTGTTGAACGCTCCTGCGGAACCTTCCAGCGGGTTTTTGCCTTGCCGGCCATGGTCGACCGCGACAGGATCGAAGCGGCGTGTGAAAGGGGGGTGCTGTTTAT
- a CDS encoding response regulator, giving the protein MPRILVVDDEDDLRLLYTDELEDEGYEVAGAGTVAEARELLAREPFDLVVLDIQMKGESGLDLLKEIARDKKDLPVVLSTAFSIYKDDYSSWLADAYVVKSSDLSELKDQVRTLLAKKREGDKS; this is encoded by the coding sequence GTGCCGCGTATTCTAGTGGTGGATGACGAGGACGATCTGCGTCTGCTTTACACGGATGAACTCGAAGATGAAGGCTACGAGGTCGCAGGTGCCGGCACTGTGGCCGAAGCGCGCGAACTGCTTGCGCGTGAGCCTTTCGACCTGGTTGTTCTCGACATCCAGATGAAGGGGGAAAGCGGGCTTGACCTGCTCAAAGAGATCGCTCGGGACAAGAAGGATCTGCCGGTTGTTCTCAGTACGGCCTTCAGCATATACAAGGATGACTACTCCTCCTGGCTGGCCGATGCCTATGTCGTCAAAAGCTCCGATCTGAGCGAACTCAAGGACCAGGTGCGCACCCTCCTGGCAAAAAAGCGTGAAGGAGACAAGTCATGA
- a CDS encoding YceH family protein, with amino-acid sequence MQLQINEIEARVLGSLIEKEMATPEYYPLSLNALTQACNQKSNRNPVMALSDEDVVRALDHLRTSGLAMQSAESARVPKYRHTLAEKLHLEPRELALLSVLLLRGPQTLGELRSRSERLYSFSDLESVEETLGEMMSRTTPLVVHLQRRSGHKERRYAHLLAGEPPAEDPGQSTAPPEEARLKIIAEDQRISNLETEVSALRTEVEELRSIVDQLKTLLD; translated from the coding sequence ATGCAGCTGCAGATCAACGAAATAGAAGCTCGTGTCCTGGGTTCATTGATCGAAAAGGAGATGGCCACACCGGAATACTACCCTCTCTCCCTCAATGCCCTGACCCAGGCATGCAATCAGAAATCAAATCGCAACCCCGTAATGGCACTCAGCGACGAAGATGTGGTGCGCGCCCTCGATCATCTTCGCACTTCAGGGCTGGCCATGCAGTCTGCTGAAAGCGCGCGGGTTCCCAAATACCGGCACACCCTCGCAGAAAAGCTGCACCTCGAACCACGGGAACTTGCGCTTCTGAGCGTTCTTCTGCTGCGGGGGCCACAGACTCTGGGCGAACTGCGCTCCCGCAGCGAGCGCCTTTATTCCTTCTCCGATCTGGAGAGTGTCGAAGAAACGCTTGGCGAGATGATGAGCCGTACAACCCCGCTGGTTGTGCATCTGCAACGCAGAAGCGGGCACAAGGAACGCCGCTACGCACACCTGCTGGCTGGAGAGCCGCCCGCCGAAGATCCAGGACAGTCGACAGCGCCTCCGGAGGAAGCGCGCCTCAAGATCATTGCTGAAGACCAGCGCATCTCGAACCTTGAAACTGAGGTGAGCGCGCTTCGCACAGAGGTTGAGGAACTGCGCAGCATTGTGGACCAGCTCAAAACGCTGCTTGACTGA
- a CDS encoding ATP-dependent helicase translates to MSAFDFSTLNPRQLEAVRHRDGPLLILAGAGSGKTRVITCRIAWLMSECGVGAESILAVTFTNKAAREMRERVEEMVGKKRCKPMVVATFHSLCVRILREDIEALGYKKNFSIYGAADQTRLIKDLMQQVDIEGRKFDADRVLWAISDAKNRLIPPEQFKVRYHDDYEYMAAAVYPRYQTALKAFNAVDFDDLIMLTARLLQEHPDVLEKYRQRFRYILVDEYQDTNAAQYLLLNLLAGGHRNLCVVGDDDQSIYGWRGADLGNILEFERDFPGTRVVKLEQNYRSTGNILAAANAVIRHNAKRREKALWTADGAGTHIDYLQCADEEDEARAVMERIHGARFRHDLAYSDFAILYRTNVQSRAFEEQLRYENIPYVLIGGQQFFDRKEVKDTVAYLKVLVNHRDEVNLLRILNYPRRGIGETSADRLIRHSAERNVPLWQVLKDPSDIEDLGEKVLEAIARFVEQMERYRMRFNRHGLMVETLREMIAEFGLEEEIYRTVDDPAKARRRVENVEEVASAMASYLEREENPSLAGFLEKVSLLDDDRPGRDSKEKKLARDAVVLMSIHSSKGLEFPHVFLVGMEEGFLPHQKSLSEGIDIDEERRLCYVGITRAQRCLTLSNARRRKKYGEMQARVPSRFLAEIPADLVNAEGDREAPQATEEERDQLASKAFSNIMNILGD, encoded by the coding sequence ATGTCTGCATTCGATTTTTCCACCCTCAATCCGCGCCAGCTTGAGGCCGTGCGGCACCGCGACGGCCCCCTGCTGATTCTGGCCGGTGCCGGCTCGGGCAAGACCCGTGTCATCACCTGCCGCATTGCCTGGCTTATGAGTGAGTGCGGCGTGGGTGCCGAGAGTATTCTGGCCGTAACCTTTACCAATAAAGCCGCACGCGAGATGCGCGAACGGGTGGAGGAGATGGTCGGCAAAAAGCGCTGCAAACCGATGGTTGTGGCCACTTTTCACTCTTTGTGCGTGCGCATTCTGCGCGAGGATATCGAGGCGCTGGGCTATAAGAAGAATTTCTCCATCTACGGGGCCGCCGACCAGACCCGCCTGATCAAAGACCTCATGCAGCAGGTCGATATCGAAGGGCGTAAATTCGACGCCGACCGGGTACTGTGGGCGATCTCCGATGCTAAAAACCGGCTGATCCCGCCCGAGCAATTCAAGGTGCGCTATCACGACGATTACGAGTATATGGCGGCGGCGGTTTACCCTCGCTATCAGACAGCCCTCAAAGCCTTCAACGCAGTGGATTTCGACGACCTGATCATGCTCACCGCGCGGCTGCTGCAGGAGCACCCCGATGTGCTTGAGAAGTACCGCCAGCGCTTCCGCTACATTCTGGTGGACGAGTATCAGGACACCAACGCCGCCCAGTACCTGTTGCTCAACCTGCTGGCCGGCGGTCACCGCAACCTGTGTGTGGTGGGTGACGACGATCAGTCCATTTACGGCTGGCGCGGCGCCGATCTCGGCAATATCCTCGAATTCGAGCGCGATTTTCCCGGTACGCGCGTGGTCAAGCTGGAGCAGAATTATCGCTCCACCGGCAATATCCTGGCGGCGGCCAATGCGGTCATCCGCCACAATGCCAAGCGGCGTGAAAAGGCCTTGTGGACGGCCGACGGCGCCGGGACGCACATCGACTACCTGCAGTGCGCCGACGAGGAGGACGAGGCGCGCGCGGTGATGGAGCGCATTCACGGGGCGCGCTTCCGGCATGATCTGGCCTACAGTGATTTTGCCATCCTCTACCGCACCAACGTGCAGTCACGGGCTTTTGAGGAGCAGCTGCGCTACGAAAATATCCCGTATGTGCTGATCGGCGGGCAACAGTTTTTCGACCGCAAGGAGGTCAAGGACACGGTTGCCTACCTCAAGGTGCTGGTCAACCATCGCGACGAGGTCAACCTGCTGCGCATCCTCAATTACCCGCGGCGCGGCATCGGCGAAACCAGCGCCGATCGCCTGATCCGCCATTCGGCGGAGCGGAATGTGCCGTTGTGGCAGGTGCTCAAAGATCCTTCGGATATCGAAGACCTGGGCGAAAAGGTGCTGGAGGCCATCGCCCGTTTTGTGGAGCAGATGGAGCGCTACCGGATGCGCTTCAACCGGCACGGACTGATGGTGGAGACCCTGCGGGAGATGATTGCCGAATTCGGCCTTGAGGAGGAAATCTATCGCACGGTCGATGACCCCGCCAAGGCGCGGCGGCGGGTGGAAAATGTCGAGGAGGTGGCCAGCGCCATGGCGAGCTACCTGGAGCGGGAGGAGAATCCCAGCCTGGCCGGTTTTCTTGAAAAAGTTTCGCTGCTCGATGACGACCGACCGGGACGCGACAGCAAAGAAAAAAAGCTGGCACGCGATGCGGTGGTGCTGATGAGCATCCACTCAAGCAAGGGGCTGGAATTTCCCCATGTTTTCCTGGTGGGGATGGAGGAGGGTTTTCTCCCGCACCAGAAAAGTCTCAGCGAGGGGATCGATATCGACGAGGAACGGCGGCTGTGCTATGTGGGCATCACCCGCGCCCAGCGCTGCCTGACCCTCAGCAACGCCCGCCGCCGCAAAAAATACGGTGAGATGCAGGCGCGGGTGCCGAGCCGCTTTCTCGCCGAAATTCCAGCCGACCTTGTCAATGCCGAAGGGGATCGCGAAGCCCCGCAGGCCACCGAGGAGGAGCGCGACCAACTGGCCTCCAAGGCTTTTTCCAATATCATGAACATCCTGGGCGATTGA
- a CDS encoding diguanylate cyclase, which yields MHNEIASLFRDTGHDDRALVTGIEQLADRRGPDIYSQALRILAGLDLPPADAEKHWEAMLNHCRKFFPSKNECHLRAALVDYFHREARILRDPRILEAHDLEEVRRASITDGLTGLYHQGYFKARLEHQFNWKKRGPRDRFAIVLLDLDHFKQYNDHCGHLAGDDALRRVAEIIRLNIRDYDVAARYGGEEFALLLFRVAPRQALLIAERIREMMEKTVFIGQELMESGNLTISAGVATYPEDAQSPRELLTQADQRLYQAKQRRNRVVPSESDRRRVDRRRVRSIVEVVPCDGGNDQSSPGVTTDLSRQGLSVDCGVSFQPGSTVQVRFRKPFWNREAATEATVRRIRRDEESGIVHLGLEFRELGDTIDALTGSRAQDRRDEGMKTTGPSPA from the coding sequence ATGCACAACGAGATTGCCTCGCTTTTTCGTGATACCGGTCATGATGACCGCGCGCTTGTTACAGGGATTGAGCAACTTGCCGATCGTCGGGGACCAGACATATACAGTCAGGCACTGCGCATTCTGGCAGGGCTCGACCTGCCGCCTGCGGACGCCGAAAAACACTGGGAAGCCATGCTGAACCACTGCCGGAAATTCTTCCCCTCCAAAAACGAATGCCACCTTCGAGCCGCTCTGGTTGATTATTTCCACCGCGAGGCACGGATTCTAAGGGATCCACGTATTCTGGAAGCGCATGATCTCGAGGAGGTACGGCGCGCCTCCATCACCGACGGGCTGACAGGCCTCTATCACCAGGGATACTTCAAAGCGCGTCTTGAACACCAGTTCAACTGGAAAAAACGCGGTCCGCGCGACCGTTTCGCTATCGTATTGCTTGATCTCGACCATTTCAAGCAGTACAACGACCACTGCGGACATCTGGCCGGCGACGATGCCCTGCGCCGCGTTGCCGAAATCATTCGTCTCAACATCCGCGATTACGATGTTGCGGCGCGCTACGGCGGCGAAGAATTCGCCCTGCTGCTGTTCAGGGTCGCCCCCCGCCAGGCTCTGCTCATTGCCGAGCGAATTCGGGAGATGATGGAGAAAACCGTCTTTATCGGTCAGGAATTGATGGAGAGCGGCAACCTGACCATCAGTGCAGGTGTCGCGACCTACCCGGAAGATGCCCAGTCTCCGCGGGAACTTCTGACGCAGGCGGATCAACGCCTTTATCAGGCCAAACAGCGCCGCAACCGGGTGGTGCCTTCCGAATCGGACCGCCGCCGCGTCGACCGACGCAGGGTTCGCTCCATTGTTGAAGTTGTCCCTTGCGACGGCGGCAATGACCAATCCTCTCCCGGAGTGACCACCGATCTCAGCCGTCAGGGCCTGTCTGTCGACTGCGGCGTCTCTTTTCAACCCGGCAGCACTGTTCAGGTGCGGTTTCGCAAACCTTTCTGGAACCGGGAAGCGGCAACCGAAGCGACGGTGCGTCGCATCAGACGGGATGAGGAAAGCGGCATCGTCCACCTCGGCCTGGAATTCCGGGAACTCGGCGACACCATCGATGCGCTGACCGGGTCCCGCGCCCAGGATCGCCGTGACGAAGGGATGAAAACCACCGGCCCTTCTCCTGCTTGA
- a CDS encoding uracil-xanthine permease family protein translates to MTLRYSLDEKLSPLPLALFGLQWLAVALPSLIIIGQVVATVHFAEFSEQILYLRKLSFVVGVTMLVQIVWGHRLPLVMGPAAVLLVGVLASSGSSLSAIYTSVMVGGAALALVSALGMFRALQQLFTARVVAVVLLLIAFTLAPAIRDLILDTTRPGSPFGRLVFALVLVLVLFGLQQKLTPLWRSTLVVGGLVVGSLIYPLFFQHAGLSEQPSLPFAAGFWQNLTWPPSFEPGLILAFLVCYLALAVNDLGSIQSLDGMLRPGDMAGRLRKGMTITGLSGCAAGLLGVLGPVNFSLSPGVIAASGCAARRALWPAAVVMIGLAFLPGTLSVVRAVPPTVVGAILLFILSAQVAAGLMSLYSQKETVEFEHGLVVGLPVLAGTIISFMPSSVTETLPGLTRPIAGNGFVAGVLLALWLEHVVFRRKAAQ, encoded by the coding sequence TTGACCTTGCGTTATTCCCTTGATGAAAAACTTTCCCCCCTGCCGCTGGCCCTGTTCGGCCTGCAGTGGCTGGCCGTCGCCCTTCCTTCCCTGATAATCATCGGCCAGGTGGTGGCGACGGTTCATTTCGCCGAGTTTTCGGAACAGATCCTCTATCTGCGCAAGCTCTCCTTTGTGGTGGGGGTGACGATGCTGGTGCAGATTGTCTGGGGACATCGTCTGCCGCTGGTCATGGGGCCGGCGGCGGTTCTTCTTGTGGGGGTGCTGGCAAGTTCTGGGTCCTCGCTGTCCGCCATTTACACCTCCGTCATGGTTGGCGGTGCGGCGCTGGCGCTGGTCAGTGCCCTGGGGATGTTCCGCGCGCTGCAGCAGTTGTTTACCGCGCGTGTGGTGGCGGTGGTGCTGCTGCTGATCGCATTTACCCTGGCGCCCGCTATTCGAGACCTGATCCTCGATACGACCCGCCCCGGGTCACCTTTCGGACGCCTGGTGTTTGCCCTGGTGCTGGTGCTGGTGCTGTTCGGGCTTCAGCAGAAGCTGACACCCCTGTGGCGTTCGACGCTGGTCGTGGGCGGGTTGGTTGTGGGTAGCCTGATTTATCCGCTTTTTTTCCAGCATGCTGGCCTGTCCGAACAGCCGTCACTTCCGTTTGCCGCCGGCTTCTGGCAGAATTTGACCTGGCCGCCGAGTTTCGAACCGGGGCTGATACTGGCTTTCCTCGTCTGTTACCTGGCGCTGGCGGTTAACGACCTCGGATCGATTCAATCCCTCGACGGGATGTTGCGGCCGGGGGATATGGCGGGGCGTTTGAGAAAGGGGATGACAATCACCGGGCTTTCCGGATGCGCGGCCGGGCTTCTGGGAGTGCTGGGCCCGGTGAATTTTTCATTGAGCCCCGGCGTGATTGCCGCTTCTGGTTGTGCGGCCCGGCGCGCGTTGTGGCCGGCTGCCGTCGTTATGATCGGGCTCGCTTTTCTGCCTGGAACTCTTTCCGTGGTGCGGGCGGTGCCGCCTACGGTCGTTGGCGCGATACTTCTGTTTATCCTCAGCGCCCAGGTGGCCGCAGGGCTGATGTCCCTGTATTCCCAAAAGGAGACGGTCGAATTCGAGCATGGCCTGGTGGTGGGGTTGCCGGTTTTAGCCGGCACCATTATCAGTTTCATGCCTTCTTCGGTCACTGAGACTCTGCCTGGACTTACGCGCCCCATCGCGGGTAATGGTTTTGTCGCTGGAGTGCTGCTGGCGCTGTGGCTGGAGCATGTGGTCTTTCGTAGAAAGGCTGCCCAATAG
- a CDS encoding FKBP-type peptidyl-prolyl cis-trans isomerase, whose translation MAQVKSGEKAKVHYTGTLEDGTVFDSSREREPLEFEVGAGQLIEGFDQAVDGMTVGETKNVQIPAEKAYGPHRPDLVIEVDKTQFPEGLNPEVGQQLQTQDNQGQPLIVSVAAIDGDKVTLDANHPLAGKDLNFEIELVEVA comes from the coding sequence ATGGCACAAGTTAAAAGCGGTGAAAAGGCAAAGGTTCATTACACGGGAACTCTCGAAGACGGTACGGTTTTCGATTCATCCCGCGAGCGCGAACCTCTTGAATTTGAAGTCGGCGCCGGTCAGTTGATCGAAGGGTTCGATCAGGCCGTTGACGGCATGACCGTCGGCGAAACCAAAAATGTCCAAATTCCCGCTGAAAAAGCTTACGGTCCGCACCGCCCCGATCTGGTTATCGAGGTGGACAAAACCCAGTTCCCCGAAGGGCTCAATCCCGAGGTGGGACAGCAACTCCAGACCCAGGACAACCAGGGACAGCCGCTGATTGTCAGTGTGGCGGCCATCGATGGCGACAAGGTGACCCTTGATGCCAATCATCCCCTGGCCGGCAAGGATCTCAATTTCGAAATCGAATTGGTCGAGGTGGCCTGA
- a CDS encoding desulfoferrodoxin, with protein sequence MPQKLEVYKCEMCGNIVEVLHGGGAELVCCGKEMVLMKEKGAAEEGKEKHVPVIERAEGRITVKVGSVPHPMEEKHYIEWIELIADGKVYRQFLKPGEKPEAVFAVDASQVTAREYCNVHGHWQEKG encoded by the coding sequence ATGCCTCAAAAACTCGAAGTCTATAAGTGCGAAATGTGCGGCAATATCGTTGAAGTGCTGCATGGCGGCGGTGCCGAGTTGGTTTGCTGCGGCAAGGAAATGGTTCTGATGAAAGAGAAGGGTGCGGCCGAGGAAGGCAAGGAGAAGCATGTCCCCGTCATCGAGCGCGCTGAAGGCCGCATTACGGTGAAGGTGGGCAGCGTGCCGCATCCCATGGAGGAGAAGCACTACATCGAATGGATCGAACTTATTGCCGACGGCAAGGTGTACCGGCAGTTCCTCAAGCCCGGCGAGAAACCCGAGGCTGTGTTTGCCGTTGATGCCTCCCAGGTCACTGCACGCGAATATTGTAACGTGCATGGTCACTGGCAGGAGAAAGGCTGA
- a CDS encoding TIGR01212 family radical SAM protein (This family includes YhcC from E. coli K-12, an uncharacterized radical SAM protein.), whose amino-acid sequence MNDKRYNLFSSHLKALFGGRVHKISVDAGLSCPNRGATRLRPGCLFCDPGGSGAVGIARGAQVAEQIEQGKEVMRRKYKAQRFIAYFQPFSNTAAPVDDLRRLYDEALGVEDVVGLAVGTRPDCCPPEVFELLAEYHRRTYFWLELGLQSIHDRTLEFLRRGHDYACFREAFARAREQGLNVCVHVILGLPGESREDMLATADEMARLQVDGIKIHLLHVLDGTPLGELYRRGEIAVLSQDDYVQLVTDFIARLHPRTLVQRLTGDGPRDRLLAPRWSLKKWEVINAIDDALKQRNMRQGSDCRLS is encoded by the coding sequence ATGAACGATAAGCGCTACAATCTTTTCTCGTCTCATCTCAAGGCCCTTTTCGGCGGGCGGGTGCATAAGATTTCGGTGGATGCAGGATTGTCCTGCCCCAATCGCGGCGCTACCCGCTTACGGCCGGGCTGCCTGTTCTGCGATCCAGGCGGATCGGGCGCCGTGGGAATCGCCCGCGGCGCGCAGGTTGCGGAGCAGATCGAGCAGGGCAAGGAAGTGATGCGCCGCAAGTACAAGGCCCAGCGTTTTATTGCCTATTTCCAGCCTTTCTCCAATACCGCAGCACCGGTGGACGATCTTCGGCGGTTGTATGACGAAGCTCTGGGGGTTGAGGATGTGGTGGGCCTTGCCGTGGGAACCCGACCCGACTGCTGCCCCCCTGAGGTTTTCGAACTGCTGGCCGAGTATCACCGCCGCACCTATTTCTGGTTGGAGCTGGGGCTGCAGTCGATTCATGACCGAACCCTGGAATTTCTGCGTCGCGGCCATGATTACGCCTGTTTCAGAGAGGCTTTCGCCCGTGCGAGGGAACAGGGGCTGAATGTCTGCGTGCATGTGATTCTGGGACTGCCGGGAGAGAGCAGGGAGGATATGCTGGCCACTGCCGATGAAATGGCTCGTCTGCAGGTCGACGGCATCAAAATCCACCTGCTGCATGTCCTCGATGGAACACCGCTCGGCGAGCTGTATCGCCGCGGTGAAATTGCGGTATTATCTCAGGACGATTATGTGCAGCTGGTGACCGATTTTATCGCGCGACTGCACCCCCGGACTCTGGTGCAGAGATTGACCGGCGACGGTCCGCGGGATCGGCTGTTGGCTCCGCGGTGGTCGCTGAAGAAGTGGGAGGTCATTAATGCCATCGATGATGCGCTCAAGCAGCGCAATATGCGGCAGGGATCGGATTGCAGGCTGAGCTAG